In the genome of Quercus robur chromosome 3, dhQueRobu3.1, whole genome shotgun sequence, one region contains:
- the LOC126717902 gene encoding DNA repair protein XRCC2 homolog isoform X11 has protein sequence MEAKGWISGDESAKEMLGRVLSRARPFLLLPPLHRVPLRPRNVLEIVGPSPSAKTHLLIQAALTCVLPVDWNGVHYGGFDGFVIFIDLDCRFDIFRFSHLLKLRLASGSISEIDREQNNSTKERSSIAYDEELYTLCMRRFLYVRCYDSFEFLATLKTLHYRIQKEKAYGTCVHMLLIDSIGAFHWIDRASTCLPLRGNNRKSHSIQTVLETVVQEIRKLLLLHPMLAIATKATLFGNRAMNEAK, from the exons ATGGAAGCAAAAGGGTGGATCTCAGGGGACGAGAGTGCGAAAGAGATGCTGGGTAGGGTCTTAAGTAGAGCGCGTCCCTTCTTGCTTCTTCCTCCACTTCATAGGGTTCCTCTACGCCCTCGTAATGTTCTTGAGATCGTCGGCCCTTCTCCTTCTGCCAAAACCCACCTCCTCATTCAGGCTGCACTCACTTGCGTTCTTCCTGTAGACTGGAATGGCGTCCACTATGGAGGCTTCGATGGCTTTGTTATCTTCATCGACTTGGATTGCCGATTTGACATTTTCCGCTTTTCACACTTGCTCAAGCTTCGATTAGCGTCTG GATCAATCAGTGAAATAGATAGGGAGCAAAACAACAGTACGAAAGAGAGATCAAGTATTGCTTATGATGAGGAATTATATACTTTGTGCATGAGACGTTTTTTGTATGTCCGTTGTTATGATAGTTTTGAATTTCTTGCCACTCTCAAG ACATTGCACTATCGGATTCAGAAGGAAAAAGCATATGGCACTTGTGTTCATATGCTCCTGATTGACAG CATTGGGGCTTTCCATTGGATAGATCGTGCCTCAACATGTTTGCCACTAAGGGGTAATAACAG AAAAAGCCATTCTATTCAGACTGTGTTAGAAACTGTAGTTCAGGAGATTAGAAAGCTTCTGCTGCTGCATCCCATGCTTGCCATAGCTACAAAGGCAACGCTTTTCGGGAATAGAGCCATGAATGAGGCCAAATG